Genomic segment of Pseudomonadota bacterium:
GTAGACTATCGATGCGGCCAGGGCTGACCTGCATCTGGCAGGTGAGTGGACGAAATGAGATTAAGGACTTTGAGTCCTGGGTTAAGCTCGATCTTAACTACATCGACAACTGGTCACTGATGGGCGACCTGGTACTTTTGCTCCGCACCGTTCCGGCTGTGCTGTTCGGTATCGGCGCGCGTTAAAAGCTTACGACAGTATAGCGTAGATACGGCGCACTCCGGCGCTAGAAGCCTCTTCACGCGAGATCGAGAAGCGCCCAAGAACGGTCGTGTTTTCAATGTGCGGGCCACCGCAGATCTCCTTCGAGAAGTCCCCGATCTCATACACCTTTACCTTCTCAGGATAGCGCTCTCCGAAGAAGGCAAGCGCTCCGGCCTTTATAGCATCGTCGTAGGTTGTGTCTGCAAATGAGACCTTAAGGTTGCGAGCGATCTGTTCGTTTACAATTCGCTCAACCTCTTTAATCTCCTCAGGTGTGACCTTTTGCGAATGAGAGAAATCAAAACGGAGGCGCTCATTCGTTATATTGCTACCCTTCTGCTGAACGTGGGTGCCAAGCACCGAGCGCAGCGCCTGGTGCATAAGGTGAGTAGTGGTGTGAAGCTTTACGACGGCTTCACCGTGATCAGCTAGCCCGCCCTTGAACATCCCCTTAGCGGAGGTGCGAGAGAGGTCCTGGTGTTTTTTA
This window contains:
- a CDS encoding alanine--tRNA ligase-related protein, coding for TGALAFKLFETYGFPWEMSEEIARERGQQVDRAEFEGEFKKHQDLSRTSAKGMFKGGLADHGEAVVKLHTTTHLMHQALRSVLGTHVQQKGSNITNERLRFDFSHSQKVTPEEIKEVERIVNEQIARNLKVSFADTTYDDAIKAGALAFFGERYPEKVKVYEIGDFSKEICGGPHIENTTVLGRFSISREEASSAGVRRIYAILS